In one Populus nigra chromosome 12, ddPopNigr1.1, whole genome shotgun sequence genomic region, the following are encoded:
- the LOC133668905 gene encoding uncharacterized protein LOC133668905, whose protein sequence is MNIVDLISPEKPVLKTNSKPHSVQSRIKSYLPSKDVLERNSPTQKRSSILVCDEGCEDIEGAVKKLSLASTSTLSDHDLNIVDLITPENPDLKTNSKTHSVQSRIKSYLQSIDVLERNSLSQKSSSMLVCDEGCEGIEGAIKKLSLASTSTISDRDYGDPFAALLAVCGQSVPLTLLEVFSKYWFVLFPIVQLLFSPTRCSHIYSYC, encoded by the coding sequence ATGAACATTGTGGATTTGATAAGTCCAGAAAAACCTGTTTTGAAGACTAATTCGAAACCGCATTCTGTCCAAAGTAGAATTAAATCGTATTTACCAAGTAAAGATGTACTTGAAAGGAATTCACCTACACAAAAGAGAAGTTCTATTTTGGTGTGTGATGAGGGATGTGAAGACATTGAAGGTGCAGTTAAGAAACTGTCTTTAGCTTCAACGTCTACTTTATCAGATCATGACTTGAACATTGTGGATTTAATAACTCCAGAAAATCCTGATTTGAAGACTAATTCGAAAACGCATTCTGTCCAGAGTAGAATTAAATCATATCTACAAAGTATAGATGTACTTGAAAGGAATTCTCTTTCACAAAAGAGCAGTTCTATGTTGGTGTGTGATGAGGGTTGTGAAGGCATTGAAGGTGCAATTAAGAAACTGTCTTTAGCTTCAACGTCTACTATATCAGATCGTGATTATGGGGATCCATTTGCTGCGCTATTGGCAGTCTGTGGACAGTCAGTTCCCTTGACATTGCTGGAAGTATTCTCTAAATATTGGTTTGTTCTTTTTCCCATCGTGCAGCTGCTCTTTTCCCCTACACGATGCTCTCACATATATTCATATTGTTGA